In Deinococcus maricopensis DSM 21211, one genomic interval encodes:
- a CDS encoding N-acetylmuramoyl-L-alanine amidase, with the protein MTSSLLSLHAALAALALAGGAAAQTKSPFVPGTPGTQRPGLAPSSALPAQALGTTAATPALPTAAALGAPRVSVWNGVTRVNLDLPAGANATFTPTSAGLRLDVRGVSAAPTVIENLGANLTTYRVSAAAGSVTIIVGTPYPLGLDDGWRAASTPVTGGGSLLTLEFGGSVRGGAVGIVGAEVRTTPPAAAIPPGDAHSGQVVTPPTLPPLPGASPTSANTTSGRVPGTPQAGAQLTAPRVGKNPGLTRAVLDLPPGVSFRVTPSGTALRVDVTGAGAATMSAQNVSPELGAWRVDPSGSGAVVTFITPTPLAARSGWRSLLLPPVAGSDRSRLALDFSPALADLTPLPAAERTLAFIPPVQNLTLASAGGASDAFAPGAPAVSTPARVVIDAGHGGVDPGAIGTVTEKAVTLDVALRVRDLLRGAGVDVVMTRDRDTQISTNKNADLAARAALASAPANLFVSIHVNSMDRSTMLRGYGVETWWYPNNPNSSTLARNLQNRVVGVTGAYSRGTKNSQPLYVLRYARVPAALVEIGYASHPVDGLNLQSDAYLERVAVGIAQGIRDTLLQGITK; encoded by the coding sequence GTGACCTCTTCCCTCCTGTCCCTCCACGCGGCACTCGCTGCGCTCGCGCTCGCGGGCGGCGCCGCCGCCCAGACCAAAAGTCCTTTCGTGCCGGGCACGCCGGGAACGCAGCGGCCCGGCCTGGCGCCCAGCAGCGCCCTCCCGGCGCAGGCGCTCGGCACCACTGCGGCCACGCCCGCCCTGCCGACCGCCGCGGCGCTGGGCGCGCCGCGCGTCAGCGTCTGGAACGGCGTGACGCGCGTGAACCTGGACCTGCCCGCCGGCGCGAACGCGACGTTCACGCCGACCAGCGCGGGCCTGCGCCTGGACGTGCGCGGCGTGAGCGCCGCACCGACCGTCATCGAGAACCTCGGCGCGAACCTCACGACGTACCGCGTGAGCGCCGCGGCGGGCAGCGTCACCATCATCGTGGGCACGCCGTACCCGCTGGGCCTGGATGACGGGTGGCGCGCGGCGAGCACGCCGGTCACGGGCGGCGGGTCGCTGCTCACGCTGGAGTTCGGCGGGAGCGTCCGGGGCGGCGCCGTCGGCATTGTCGGCGCGGAGGTGCGCACGACGCCGCCCGCCGCGGCCATCCCCCCCGGCGACGCGCACAGCGGGCAGGTGGTGACGCCGCCCACGTTGCCACCCCTGCCGGGCGCGTCACCGACGAGCGCGAACACCACGTCCGGGCGCGTACCGGGCACCCCGCAGGCGGGCGCGCAACTCACGGCGCCGCGCGTCGGCAAGAACCCGGGCCTCACGCGCGCCGTTCTGGACCTCCCGCCGGGCGTGTCGTTCCGCGTGACGCCGAGCGGCACGGCCCTGCGCGTGGACGTCACCGGCGCGGGCGCCGCCACCATGAGCGCGCAGAACGTCAGCCCCGAACTGGGCGCGTGGCGCGTCGACCCGAGCGGGAGCGGCGCCGTCGTGACGTTCATCACGCCGACGCCGCTGGCAGCGCGCAGCGGCTGGCGCAGCCTCCTGCTGCCGCCCGTGGCAGGCAGTGACCGTTCCCGGCTGGCACTGGACTTCTCCCCGGCCCTCGCGGACCTCACGCCGCTGCCCGCCGCGGAACGCACGCTGGCATTCATTCCACCCGTTCAGAACCTCACGCTGGCCTCGGCGGGCGGCGCGAGCGACGCGTTCGCGCCGGGCGCGCCTGCTGTGAGCACGCCCGCGCGCGTCGTCATTGACGCCGGGCACGGCGGCGTCGACCCGGGCGCCATTGGCACCGTCACTGAGAAGGCCGTGACGCTCGACGTGGCCCTGCGCGTCCGCGACCTGCTGCGCGGCGCGGGCGTGGACGTCGTCATGACCCGCGACCGCGACACGCAGATCAGCACGAACAAGAACGCGGACCTCGCGGCGCGCGCCGCGCTCGCGAGCGCGCCCGCGAACCTGTTCGTGAGCATCCACGTGAACAGCATGGACCGCAGCACCATGCTGCGCGGGTACGGCGTGGAAACGTGGTGGTACCCGAACAACCCGAACAGCAGCACCCTTGCCCGCAACCTCCAGAACCGCGTGGTGGGCGTCACGGGCGCGTACTCGCGCGGCACGAAGAACAGCCAGCCGCTGTACGTCCTGCGGTACGCCCGCGTGCCCGCTGCGCTCGTCGAGATCGGGTACGCCAGCCACCCCGTGGACGGCCTGAACCTCCAGAGTGACGCGTACCTGGAACGCGTGGCCGTCGGGATCGCGCAAGGCATCCGGGACACGTTGCTGCAGGGCATCACGAAGTAA
- the dprA gene encoding DNA-processing protein DprA codes for MTLFDTTATEELRALLALRFTPQLGPRRIEALRQHFGSAGAALMAGPSGARHVDSVDARGAAGLGDAATLRRADEEIERARKVGAQLLGRGLPGYPAALEALPDPPPVLWVRGTLPDLAVVPTAIGVVGTRACSAHARSFTRALAADLARAGVVVVSGLARGIDTAAHTAAVDAGGASIGVLGSGVDTIYPAENKALAARLCVVSEYPLGTRPAAHNFPARNRVIAALSAGSVVVEGEARSGAMITAVAALECGRTVFAVPGRAGDPLAAGPHQLLRDGAVLVEGAADILREFGWADAPSRAPLDLPDDQARVLAALTGPRTLDDVLSVSGVADAHTALLMLQLAGLVEESGGRYARR; via the coding sequence ATGACGCTGTTCGACACGACCGCCACCGAGGAGCTGCGGGCGCTGCTGGCGTTGCGCTTCACGCCGCAGCTGGGGCCGCGCCGCATTGAGGCGCTGCGGCAGCATTTCGGGAGTGCGGGCGCCGCCCTGATGGCCGGGCCGTCCGGCGCGCGCCACGTGGACAGCGTGGACGCGCGCGGCGCGGCCGGCCTCGGGGACGCGGCGACGCTGCGCCGCGCGGACGAGGAGATCGAGCGGGCCCGGAAGGTGGGGGCGCAGCTGCTCGGGCGGGGCCTGCCCGGGTATCCGGCGGCGCTGGAGGCCCTGCCGGACCCACCGCCGGTGCTGTGGGTGCGCGGTACATTACCGGACCTGGCGGTCGTGCCGACCGCGATTGGCGTGGTGGGCACGCGGGCGTGCAGCGCGCACGCGCGGTCGTTCACGCGGGCGCTCGCCGCGGACCTCGCGCGGGCGGGCGTGGTGGTCGTGAGCGGCCTCGCGCGCGGCATCGACACGGCGGCGCACACAGCCGCCGTGGACGCGGGCGGGGCGAGCATCGGAGTGCTGGGCAGCGGCGTGGACACCATCTACCCGGCGGAGAACAAGGCTCTGGCCGCTCGCCTGTGCGTGGTGAGCGAGTACCCGCTGGGCACGCGCCCGGCGGCGCACAACTTCCCGGCGCGGAACCGCGTGATCGCGGCGCTCAGCGCGGGGAGCGTCGTGGTGGAGGGGGAAGCCCGCAGCGGCGCGATGATCACGGCCGTGGCGGCGCTGGAGTGCGGGCGGACCGTGTTCGCGGTGCCGGGGCGTGCGGGGGACCCGCTGGCGGCGGGCCCACACCAGCTGTTGCGGGACGGAGCGGTGCTGGTGGAGGGCGCCGCGGACATCCTGCGGGAGTTCGGGTGGGCGGACGCGCCGTCGCGCGCGCCGCTGGACCTGCCGGACGATCAGGCGCGGGTGCTGGCGGCGCTGACGGGGCCGCGCACGCTCGATGACGTGCTGAGCGTGTCGGGCGTGGCGGACGCGCACACGGCGCTGCTGATGCTGCAACTGGCGGGGCTCGTGGAGGAGAGTGGCGGGCGGTACGCGCGCCGGTAG
- a CDS encoding DUF7009 family protein, producing MKVRFTARSVRARLDDLETEALTVLGHPQTLTVPFPGGHWTLTLQPGDHDRARGQGGTLTVTLGPATRARLADPREEGVELRTDDTRILVEKDYGPQHLT from the coding sequence ATGAAGGTCCGCTTCACGGCCCGCAGCGTCCGCGCGCGTCTCGACGATCTCGAAACCGAAGCGCTCACCGTCCTCGGCCACCCCCAGACGCTCACCGTCCCGTTCCCCGGCGGGCACTGGACACTCACCCTGCAGCCCGGCGACCACGACCGCGCGCGCGGGCAGGGGGGCACCCTCACCGTCACGCTCGGGCCCGCCACGCGCGCGCGCCTCGCCGATCCCCGCGAGGAAGGCGTCGAACTGCGCACCGACGACACGCGCATCCTGGTCGAGAAGGACTACGGGCCGCAGCACCTCACATGA
- a CDS encoding TIM-barrel domain-containing protein, with protein sequence MPPFPAMPVRLGAHVLEGHTLRVWGATDVLTVSFPLEGVARVRALPDWRAETLTYPHVPPKHSFAGVPQDTGLTPDVHEDGPHLTARAGGLSVTVDRASGAWIITNDAGDPLAAALDWRANGGSDRARSTLTLHAPARAAYLGFGEKVGPLDKRGLSFTFWNTDCFPHHTESDPLYASIPFTTRLLDGRASGVFLDETWRMDVDVARTHPHELRWASAGPSLDVYVIDGPHPTDVLRRYAALTGHAPLPPLWALGAAQSRWGYESEHDLTHVIRGYRERDLPLDSVYVDIEYMDAFKVWTFDPGRFPDPARTVRDALAHGVHLVPIVDPGVKQEAGYRVYDEAVRDDHLVRTARGDVLVGEVWPDPAVYPDFTRDEVVAWWAEQHRVFADLGITGQWNDMNEPAAFSVRGDPAAEGKTLPNDARHGLRTHLEVHNAYANGMSAATRQGYARYAPHARPWVLTRAAYAGIQKHATLWTGDNTSTWSHLALSLPMIMGLGLSGVPFAAADVGGFHGDTTGELLTRWYQAAVGYAFLRNHSAKGSVMQEPWRFGEPYLSVIRDALRLRARLLPHLYTLAWQAAREALPVMRPVALHHPDDPHAAHDDTTYLLGDALLVAPILHAGHTRRLVNLPGARPWAAVFNLTPGTQVHPGGHAAVADAALDTLPLYLRAGGAVPLTEPAPHTTTARWAHLTWLIHAGDAVHGALYEDDGDGHGPHRLTELTGALDGATLTLTRTTHGDLAVDRPHDTLVLLGLPDGDVRVTGAAHWTRDAHAVHVTAPADWTTLTVQVQA encoded by the coding sequence ATGCCGCCCTTCCCCGCGATGCCCGTGCGCCTCGGCGCGCACGTTCTGGAAGGCCACACCCTGCGCGTCTGGGGCGCCACCGACGTCCTCACCGTCTCCTTCCCGCTGGAGGGCGTCGCCCGCGTCCGCGCCCTGCCGGACTGGCGCGCCGAGACCCTCACGTACCCGCACGTCCCGCCCAAGCACAGCTTCGCGGGCGTCCCGCAGGACACGGGCCTCACCCCGGACGTCCACGAGGACGGCCCGCACCTGACCGCGCGCGCGGGCGGCCTGAGCGTCACCGTGGACCGCGCGAGCGGCGCGTGGATCATCACGAACGACGCCGGCGACCCCCTCGCTGCGGCGCTCGACTGGCGCGCGAACGGCGGCAGTGACCGCGCGCGCAGCACCCTCACCCTGCACGCGCCTGCCCGGGCCGCGTACCTGGGCTTCGGCGAGAAGGTCGGCCCGCTGGACAAACGCGGCCTGAGCTTCACGTTCTGGAACACCGACTGCTTCCCGCACCACACCGAAAGCGACCCGCTGTACGCCAGTATTCCCTTCACCACCCGCCTCCTGGACGGACGGGCCAGCGGCGTGTTCCTCGACGAGACGTGGCGCATGGACGTCGACGTCGCCCGCACGCACCCGCACGAACTCCGCTGGGCCAGCGCCGGCCCCAGCCTCGACGTGTACGTCATTGACGGACCGCACCCCACGGACGTCCTGCGCCGCTACGCCGCCCTCACCGGCCACGCGCCCCTCCCGCCCCTGTGGGCCCTCGGCGCCGCGCAGTCCCGCTGGGGGTACGAGAGCGAACATGACCTGACGCACGTCATCCGCGGGTACCGCGAACGCGACCTGCCGCTCGACAGCGTGTACGTCGATATCGAGTACATGGACGCCTTCAAGGTCTGGACCTTCGACCCGGGGCGCTTCCCCGACCCGGCCCGCACCGTGCGTGACGCCCTCGCGCACGGCGTGCACCTCGTGCCCATCGTCGACCCGGGCGTGAAGCAGGAAGCCGGCTACCGCGTATACGACGAGGCCGTGCGCGACGACCACCTCGTCCGCACCGCGCGCGGTGACGTGCTCGTCGGCGAGGTCTGGCCCGACCCGGCCGTGTACCCGGACTTCACGCGCGACGAAGTCGTCGCGTGGTGGGCCGAGCAGCACCGCGTCTTCGCGGACCTGGGCATCACCGGACAGTGGAACGACATGAACGAGCCCGCCGCGTTCAGCGTGCGCGGCGACCCCGCCGCCGAAGGCAAAACCCTCCCGAACGACGCCCGCCACGGCCTGCGCACGCACCTGGAAGTGCACAACGCGTACGCGAACGGCATGAGCGCCGCGACCCGCCAGGGGTACGCGCGGTACGCGCCGCACGCGCGCCCCTGGGTGCTCACCCGCGCCGCGTACGCCGGCATCCAGAAGCACGCGACCCTGTGGACCGGCGACAACACCAGCACCTGGAGTCACCTGGCCCTCAGTCTCCCCATGATCATGGGCCTCGGCCTGAGCGGCGTTCCGTTCGCCGCCGCGGACGTTGGCGGCTTCCACGGCGACACCACCGGCGAGCTCCTCACCCGCTGGTACCAGGCGGCCGTCGGGTACGCGTTCCTGCGCAACCACAGCGCGAAGGGCAGCGTCATGCAGGAACCGTGGCGGTTCGGGGAGCCGTACCTGAGCGTCATCCGCGACGCGTTGCGCCTCCGCGCGCGCCTGCTCCCGCACCTCTACACCCTCGCGTGGCAGGCGGCGCGCGAGGCGCTGCCCGTGATGCGGCCCGTCGCGCTGCACCACCCGGACGACCCGCACGCCGCGCACGACGACACCACCTACCTGCTCGGGGACGCCCTGCTCGTCGCGCCCATCCTGCACGCCGGGCACACCCGCCGCCTCGTGAACCTTCCGGGCGCGCGCCCCTGGGCAGCGGTGTTCAACCTCACGCCGGGCACTCAGGTGCACCCGGGCGGGCACGCCGCCGTCGCGGACGCCGCCCTCGACACGCTCCCGCTGTACCTCCGCGCGGGTGGCGCCGTGCCCCTCACCGAGCCCGCCCCGCACACCACCACCGCCCGCTGGGCGCACCTCACCTGGCTGATCCACGCGGGCGACGCCGTCCACGGCGCCCTGTACGAGGACGACGGCGACGGCCACGGCCCGCACCGCCTCACCGAACTGACCGGCGCGCTCGACGGCGCCACCCTGACCCTCACGCGCACCACGCACGGCGACCTCGCCGTGGACCGCCCACACGACACCCTCGTGCTGCTCGGCCTCCCGGACGGCGACGTCCGCGTGACGGGCGCGGCCCACTGGACGCGCGACGCCCACGCCGTCCATGTGACCGCGCCCGCCGACTGGACGACCCTGACCGTGCAGGTGCAGGCATGA
- a CDS encoding SDR family oxidoreductase — MTHFTPDLLAGKHALITGGGSGINLGVARAFAAHGCAVTLLGRTLERTVGAAQDITAAGGRALGVSADVRDPEALTAATQQAVDAFGPIDIVLCGAAGNFPAPFEGISTNGFKSVMDIDLLGTFNTIKAATPHLRGPGSSVLSISAYGMPVPLQAHVCAAKAGVDRLTEVLALEWGMRGVRVNAIIPGPIDDTEGMRRLAPTDAARKSVIRSVPLGRFGIKDDIANAALFLSSDAASFITGVILPVDGGSRLLGPGVLVNAIMESQKQG, encoded by the coding sequence ATGACGCACTTCACCCCGGACCTCCTCGCCGGCAAGCACGCCCTCATCACTGGCGGCGGCAGCGGCATCAACCTCGGCGTCGCCCGCGCGTTCGCCGCGCACGGCTGCGCCGTCACCCTGCTCGGCCGCACCCTGGAACGCACCGTCGGCGCCGCGCAGGACATCACGGCCGCCGGCGGGCGCGCCCTCGGCGTCAGCGCCGACGTCCGCGACCCCGAAGCGCTCACCGCCGCCACGCAACAGGCCGTCGACGCCTTCGGACCCATCGACATCGTGCTGTGCGGCGCCGCCGGGAACTTCCCCGCGCCGTTCGAGGGCATCAGCACCAACGGCTTCAAGAGCGTCATGGACATCGACCTGCTCGGCACCTTCAACACCATCAAGGCCGCCACGCCGCACCTGCGCGGCCCCGGCAGCAGCGTCCTCAGCATCAGCGCGTACGGCATGCCCGTGCCGCTCCAGGCGCACGTGTGCGCCGCGAAAGCCGGCGTGGACCGCCTCACCGAGGTGCTCGCCCTCGAATGGGGCATGCGCGGCGTGCGCGTGAACGCCATCATCCCCGGCCCCATCGACGACACCGAAGGCATGCGCCGCCTCGCGCCCACCGACGCCGCCCGCAAGAGCGTCATCCGCAGCGTCCCCCTCGGCCGCTTCGGCATCAAGGACGACATCGCGAACGCCGCGCTGTTCCTGTCCAGCGACGCCGCCAGCTTCATCACCGGCGTGATCCTCCCCGTGGACGGCGGCAGCCGACTGCTCGGCCCTGGCGTCCTCGTGAACGCCATCATGGAATCCCAGAAACAAGGCTGA
- a CDS encoding enoyl-CoA hydratase-related protein, producing the protein MTSTTVHVARSGPVATLTLASKRGAFGPAFWRDLPAALADLGDARALIIRGQAGTFSVGLDLHQTAPIIAAALPQDGEFLRLVDEMQQALNALAALPIPVIAAVDGWCIGAGLELISACDVRLATTSARFSLPEVTLGIVADLGGLSRLPPLIGLGRTQHLALTGDPIDAPTALNWGLVTELHDTEDALLTRAETLAARLAALPPRAAEGTKRTLNAHLPHADSLRHAAQWNADHLDLNALGAHLQKLSRSNG; encoded by the coding sequence ATGACGTCCACCACCGTGCACGTGGCCCGCAGCGGCCCCGTCGCCACGCTCACCCTCGCCAGCAAACGCGGCGCGTTCGGCCCCGCCTTCTGGCGCGACCTGCCTGCCGCCCTCGCGGACCTCGGGGACGCCCGCGCCCTGATCATCCGCGGGCAGGCAGGCACCTTCAGCGTCGGCCTCGACCTCCACCAGACCGCGCCCATCATCGCGGCCGCCCTCCCACAGGACGGCGAATTCCTGCGCCTCGTGGACGAGATGCAGCAGGCCCTGAACGCCCTCGCGGCCCTGCCCATCCCCGTCATCGCCGCCGTGGACGGCTGGTGCATCGGCGCGGGCCTGGAGCTCATCAGCGCCTGCGACGTGCGCCTCGCCACAACCAGCGCGCGCTTCAGCCTCCCCGAAGTCACGCTCGGCATCGTCGCCGACCTGGGCGGCCTCTCCCGCCTCCCGCCGCTCATCGGCCTCGGACGCACCCAGCACCTCGCCCTCACCGGCGACCCCATCGACGCCCCCACCGCGCTCAACTGGGGCCTCGTCACCGAACTGCACGACACCGAAGACGCCCTGCTGACCCGCGCCGAAACGCTCGCCGCGCGCCTCGCCGCCCTGCCCCCCCGCGCCGCCGAAGGCACCAAACGCACCCTGAACGCGCACCTCCCGCACGCGGACAGCCTGCGCCACGCCGCGCAGTGGAACGCCGACCACCTCGACCTGAACGCCCTCGGCGCGCACCTCCAGAAGCTCAGCCGCTCCAACGGCTGA
- a CDS encoding SpoIID/LytB domain-containing protein has translation MRAPLFLRALRPLALLAALGAGAAHAVNIRVLVASAPQLTVRTPLTNAALPGTTAQPAGATEWVIGVRGRNLTVGGQDSGSDALYLPPAANSTLEIAGRTYRGGVQLRAVNGGVQAVNVVDMEAYLRGVVPAEMPASWPQEALKAQAVIARTYAASRVNPNAPYDVCATEQCQVYGGVAREANNSDAAINATAGQVVSYAGRAAKTFFSSDSGGFTASSAEVWGEALPYLVAKADPASQGPKSQWSMSVPYPRVAEVAARYGVRVGRVTGVQVTRASASGRPQELTLTGTSGTARLAGADAGGFVRSLGAYSTRVTFTPGADALLVAGAGSGHGVGLSQYGASGLAQQAWTHLQILGFYYPGASISALLGVAGKGPLLADTVPLNDAARLQAFTARHAPAPLTAVTPTLHLAGL, from the coding sequence ATGCGAGCCCCGCTCTTCCTGCGCGCCCTGCGCCCGCTGGCCCTGCTGGCCGCGCTTGGCGCGGGCGCCGCGCACGCCGTGAACATCCGGGTGCTAGTTGCCAGCGCCCCCCAGCTGACCGTCCGCACGCCCCTCACGAACGCCGCGCTGCCCGGCACGACCGCTCAGCCGGCCGGCGCGACCGAATGGGTCATCGGCGTGCGCGGCCGGAACCTCACGGTCGGCGGCCAGGACTCCGGCAGTGACGCCCTGTACCTCCCGCCCGCCGCGAACAGCACCCTCGAGATCGCCGGGCGCACCTACCGCGGGGGCGTGCAGCTGCGCGCCGTGAATGGCGGCGTGCAGGCCGTGAACGTCGTGGACATGGAAGCGTACCTGCGCGGCGTCGTGCCCGCGGAGATGCCCGCGTCCTGGCCGCAGGAGGCCCTCAAGGCCCAGGCGGTGATTGCCCGCACGTACGCCGCGTCCCGCGTGAACCCGAACGCCCCCTACGACGTGTGCGCGACCGAGCAGTGCCAGGTGTACGGCGGCGTGGCGCGCGAGGCAAACAACAGCGACGCCGCCATCAACGCCACCGCCGGGCAGGTCGTGTCGTACGCCGGGCGGGCTGCCAAGACGTTCTTCTCCAGCGACTCGGGCGGGTTCACGGCGTCCAGCGCGGAAGTGTGGGGCGAGGCGCTTCCGTACCTCGTCGCGAAGGCCGACCCGGCGTCGCAGGGCCCCAAGAGCCAGTGGTCCATGAGCGTGCCGTACCCGCGCGTCGCGGAGGTGGCCGCGCGGTACGGCGTGCGCGTCGGCCGCGTCACGGGCGTGCAGGTGACGCGCGCGAGCGCCTCTGGTCGCCCGCAGGAGCTCACCCTGACCGGCACGAGCGGCACCGCCCGCCTCGCCGGCGCGGACGCTGGCGGGTTCGTGCGCTCGCTCGGCGCGTACAGCACCCGCGTGACCTTCACGCCCGGCGCGGACGCGCTGCTCGTCGCCGGTGCCGGCAGCGGGCACGGCGTGGGCCTCTCGCAGTACGGCGCGTCCGGCCTCGCGCAGCAGGCGTGGACGCACCTGCAGATCCTTGGCTTCTACTACCCCGGCGCGAGCATCAGCGCGCTGCTGGGCGTCGCCGGCAAGGGCCCGCTCCTCGCGGATACCGTGCCGCTCAACGACGCCGCGCGCCTGCAGGCGTTCACCGCGCGCCACGCGCCCGCCCCGCTGACCGCTGTGACGCCCACACTGCACCTCGCGGGCCTATGA
- a CDS encoding FAD-dependent oxidoreductase: MTSSASSAARPTAGRVFTHAQHALPDTSYDVVIIGAGRMGLAAAFYLRRLQVGARVLIAERGGIPSEDGATLHAPGVWHRQGLPAAWAARAAWVRHLWANPEVETGTARPHDPPFIACGHAHLHFTDEPATPPPAGLRTFTPETFLASLCAPAREQVQTLVDWPSVVAVTFDPLGGVGSGSTLALSYGYAAVRLGADLALNTEARLTPGGVTLRRLDVTNTHQIVVAREEQVRAPVVIVAAGADSMTLLEHDLGVIRRHGRAYAQYPQLEVPPAPGLPALAAQGFTVRPAASYLRVLPPVQGADPHGYAPVGGRLMGVPVGTRREVLDAMLPHLEPLPALMHDRLNLGKAVPDVPGAWEARPVGGWPLHERVADGVHLLLGGPGADQVGPSVAYDLAATLADDDARPWVDPRAYRVKVEE, translated from the coding sequence GTGACCTCCAGCGCCTCCTCTGCTGCCCGCCCAACCGCTGGGCGCGTGTTCACGCACGCGCAACACGCCCTCCCGGACACCTCGTATGACGTCGTGATCATCGGCGCGGGCCGCATGGGCCTGGCGGCGGCGTTCTACCTGCGGCGCCTGCAGGTGGGCGCGCGCGTGCTCATCGCGGAGCGCGGCGGCATTCCCAGCGAGGATGGCGCGACGCTGCACGCGCCCGGCGTGTGGCACCGGCAGGGCCTGCCCGCAGCGTGGGCGGCGCGCGCCGCGTGGGTGCGGCACCTCTGGGCGAACCCGGAAGTGGAGACGGGCACGGCGCGTCCGCACGACCCGCCGTTCATCGCGTGCGGGCACGCGCACCTGCACTTCACGGACGAGCCCGCGACGCCGCCCCCAGCCGGCCTGCGGACCTTCACGCCAGAGACGTTCCTGGCCTCCCTGTGCGCGCCCGCCCGCGAGCAGGTGCAGACGCTCGTGGACTGGCCGAGCGTGGTCGCCGTGACCTTCGACCCGCTGGGCGGCGTGGGAAGCGGCAGCACGCTCGCGCTGAGCTACGGGTACGCAGCGGTGCGCCTCGGCGCGGACCTCGCGCTGAACACCGAGGCGCGCCTGACGCCGGGCGGCGTCACGCTGCGGCGCCTGGACGTGACGAACACGCACCAGATCGTCGTGGCCCGCGAGGAGCAGGTCCGCGCGCCCGTGGTGATTGTCGCCGCGGGCGCTGACAGCATGACGTTGCTGGAGCACGACCTGGGCGTCATCCGCCGCCACGGGCGCGCGTACGCGCAGTACCCGCAGCTGGAGGTGCCGCCCGCGCCGGGTCTGCCGGCCCTCGCGGCGCAGGGGTTCACGGTGCGGCCCGCGGCGAGCTACCTGCGGGTGCTGCCGCCCGTGCAGGGCGCCGACCCGCACGGGTACGCACCGGTCGGCGGGCGCCTGATGGGCGTGCCGGTCGGAACACGCCGGGAGGTGCTGGACGCCATGCTGCCGCACCTGGAGCCCCTGCCCGCGCTGATGCATGATCGCCTGAACCTCGGGAAGGCCGTGCCGGACGTGCCGGGCGCGTGGGAGGCGCGGCCCGTCGGGGGGTGGCCCCTGCATGAGCGCGTAGCGGACGGCGTGCACCTGCTGCTGGGCGGCCCGGGTGCGGACCAGGTGGGCCCGAGCGTGGCGTATGACCTCGCGGCGACCCTCGCGGACGACGACGCGCGCCCCTGGGTGGACCCGCGCGCGTACCGCGTAAAGGTCGAGGAGTGA